Below is a genomic region from Isosphaeraceae bacterium EP7.
AGGCCTCGCTCACCGGGAACCTCCGGATCGGCTACGGCGTCCAGGACTACGGTGCGCCCTGCTACACCGATATCAGCGCCACTGGACTCACTGGTGGAGTTGGGTCGACCGCCATCACGCCGTACCGGAACAACCCCGACCGGGCCGACGGCCTCCTCAAGGTCAGCCAGACCAGGCTCTCCGAGTGCACGGACGGCCTTTCCAACACGCTCGCGGTGGCCGAGGATGCCGGCCGCGATGCCCGCTATATTGCAAACACCCAGTTCGCCAACGGCAACAGCTCCGCCGTCATTAAAATTGCGGATCGCGATCAGTATTTCGACGCCGGCCTTCCCCGCCGTTTCTGGCGCTGGGCCGAGGCCGACGGCGCCTTCGGTGTCTCTGGCTCGATCAACAACAACAAGTCGAAGATCAGCCTGGGCCGCTACTCGACGTCGTACCCGACCCCCGGCGTCGATCCCACCGACGGCATCAACAAGGTCAACAACAACGCGGCCAACAACGACGAGATCTTCAGCTTCCACCCCGGCGGGGCGAACGCCCTCTTCGGCGACGGGAGCGTGAAATACCTCAAGGAGACGACCAACGTCGTCATCCTGCGGGGCCTGGTCACGCCCAAGGGCGGCGAGGTCATCTCGGCCGACTCCTACTGAGCCGGGTGGTCAATTCGTCTCCTTGAGATCGGGCCAGGAATGATTGGTCACCGACCCGGACCGGGTCTGAGATCATCTTCGGACTCCCTCTCGTCGAGATCAATCGCAATGGGCGGGCGTCGGACACTTTGCTCCGATGCCCGCCTTGCTCATCTTCCGCCGCGCACTGATCCCACCCGCCGCACGTCGCAACACACCGGTCGCTTGCTCTGCCGACACCTCGGGCGGGTGAAATGGAACTCTCGCCTCGTGCGTCGCCTCCACACCTTCACAGCGGAACATGGACCAGAAAAAGGGGACCGTGCCCCGTCCTGAGATCGGGCAATATGGGCGTATGGAGGCTTGGTCCCCACCATCGGGCGTTGCCAATCGAGTGTTCGTCGAGATCTTGCAGTGTCGCCCTCAGAGTGGTATCAAGACGTCGAGGATTCCGGGAGCGTTCGTGTCTCGGGGCGTGAGACAATCCCACGCTGCCTGTCGCCGCTCATCTTCCGCAAGGCCTTTAAGAATAATGGGTTAGAAGTCACTCGCTCGACGCGCCGCGGGGCCGGCCCGCCAGGATGTGCGGGTGCCCGTCTCCCGTGAGTACCCCCGTTCAGCCGATTTGAGAATGGGATTGGCTCAGTCGCGAGTCTCGGGTACCTGGCACCGATCAGCCGAGGCTCTGGCGAGAACCGTCGGAACGGGGCCGCCGAGTCAACTCAGCCAGCGCTCCGACCCAGGAAGGGAAGCCCTCGATGGCTCCGAGCAAGGACGTTCGTCAGCAGATCGCCTCCCTCCGCGCCGAGGTCGAGCGCCACTCCCGCCTTTACTACAACGACGACAGCCCCGAGATCTCCGACAAAGAGTTCGACCTGCTCCTGAAGCAGCTCGAGCAGTTCGAACTCGCCCATCCCGAATTCGCCGACCCCGACAGCCCCACCAAACGAGTGGGGGGCGAGCCCCTGGCCGCATTCGTCACGGTCACCCACGCCGCGCCGATGCTCTCGATCGAGAATACGTACAACTTCGACGAGGTCCGCGAGTGGGAGGCACGCGTCCGCAAGGGGCTTAACCCCGGCGAGACCGTCGCTTACGACGCCGAGTTGAAGGTTGACGGAGTCGCCGTCAGCCTGCGGTATGAATCTGGCAAGCTCGTACTGGGCGCCACCCGCGGCGACGGCGAGCGCGGCGACGACGTGACGGCCAACTTGCGGACTGTCCGCGGCATCCCGCTCAATCTCGCCGGAGAAAATCCGCCCGCGATCCTCGAAGTGCGCGGCGAGGTCTTCATGACCAACGCCGAGCTCGTCCGCCTGAATGAGCTGCGCGCGGCCGCCGAAGACCCGCCGTTCGCCAATCCGAGGAATGCCACGGCGGGATCGCTCAAGCTGCTAGACCCCAAGCTCTGCGCGGTGCGCCGCCTCAGGTTCGTCGCCCACGGCCTGGGCGAGTTCCGCGGCCTGGAGGCGAAGAGCTACACCGAGATCCTGGGCCAGCTAAGCCAGCTCGGCATCCCCATCAGCCCGTATAACGCCTCGTTCGACTCGATCGAGGCCGTCATCGAGCACGCAACGCTCTGGCAGACGAAGCGCCATCAGCTCGACTTCCAGACCGATGGACTCGTCGTCAAGGTCGACGACATCGACCAACGGAAACGCCTCGGCTCGCGCAGCAAGAGCCCACGCTGGGTGATCGCCTACAAGTACGAGGCCGAGCAGGCCATCACCCGAGTCGTCGGCATCAGCATCCAGGTGGGCAAGACCGGCAAGCTGACCCCGGTCGCCGACCTGACCCCCGTCAAGCTCGCCGGCACCACCGTCAAGCGGGCCAGCCTCCACAACGCCGACGAGATCGCCCGCAAGGATGTCCGGGTCGGCGACACGGTCGTGATCGAGAAGGCCGGCGAGATCATCCCGCAGGTCGTCCGGGTCGAGGTTGAAGTCCGCGACGGCACCGAGGTTCCCTACCAGTTCCCCACCATCTGCCCCAGCTGCGGCGCACCCGTCGCACGCCCCGAGGGCGAAGTCGACTTCCGCTGCACCAACCCCGCGTCGCGCTGCCCCGACCAGCTCAAGGAGTCAATCCGCTGGTTCGCGCACCGCGACGCCATGGATGTCGAGAATTTGGGCGCCAAGATCATCGATAAGCTCGTCAACAAGGAACTCGTCCGGAGCCTGGCCGACCTCTACCGCCTGAACGAAGCCACGCTCGCCGACCTGGATCGGATGGCGGCGAAGTCTGCCAAGAACCTGGTTGACGCCCTGCAAGCGTCCAAGACGCGCAGCCTCGACCGATTCCTCACCGGCCTGACGATCCGCCACGTCGGCACCCGGACGACCGAGATCCTCGCCGAGCGGTTCGGAACCCTTGAAGCCCTGCGTGCCGCGACGCTGGCCGACCTTGAAGCGACCCCCGGCATCGGCCCCGTGGTTGCCCTGAGCATCTTCGAGTTCCTGCAAGACCCGGAGAACTACCGCCAGATCGACGACCTCCTCGCCGTCGGAGTCAGCCCGTCCCCGGTGAAGGCAAGGTCGCAGGACGAGGGGGCCTTGCCCCTGGCCGGCAAGACGTTCGTCATCACGGGCACCCTGCCCGAGCGATCGAGGGAAGAGGCCGAGGCGCTCATCAAGCAACACGGCGGCAAGGTCACTGGCTCGGTCTCCAAGTCGACGTCCTATCTCCTCGCGGGCGAGAAAGCCGGCAGCAAGCTCGAAAAAGCGAAGCAACTGGGCCTCGTCATCCTCGACGAGCCGGCCCTCGTCGCGATGGTCGGGGAGGGCCCCTGATCGCGACTTGGAGAGATTGAGGAACGACCTCTTGCAATCGCCGAAGTCGCCCCTATACTGTCCCTTGTCAGTCGCGTCCAACAGACACGCGACGCAGCGAACGGGCCGAGCGAAGGCCGTTTGCTCTTGGGCGGGAGTAGCTCAGGGGTAGAGCACCACGTTGCCAACGTGGTTGTCGTGGGTTCAAATCCCATCTCCCGCTCCATTTTCTTTCTCTTCCATCAAGGGCCGTCGGCGATCGCTCGAACGCTCGGGTGCGTGATGGCGGGATCGAGCCGTAGCGGCCCATCCGCCAGAGGGAACGCCCGCGATGAGCACCGGCGAGCACGAGCACGAGACTGCGGTCTCGGCCGAAGATCCTCGCATCGAGTCCGAGGAGCAGGGCAGCGGGGCCACTACGGCCACCGAAGAAGCCCCTGCCAAGCGTAAGCTCGATCTGGACGTTCAGATCAGCGACGCCGGGCCTTGCAAGAAGCACCTGAAGGTGGCCATCCCTCGGGCCGACGTCGACAAGGAGTTCGACGAGTCCTTCGGGACCATGAAGCGTCAGGCGCAGGTCCCCGGCTTCCGGCCCGGCCGTGCCCCGCGTCAGTTGGTCGAGAAGCGCTTCCGCAAGGAAGTCTCTGGCCAGGTCAAGTCGAACCTGCTCATGGCCTGCCTTGAGCAGCT
It encodes:
- a CDS encoding DUF1559 domain-containing protein, with the protein product MSRSIFKGARRPGFTLIELLVVISIIAVLIALLLPAVQSAREAARRIQCTNNMKQIGLAMHNYESTNSTLPPSGQGTNFANSPPTTIFDEPGLFVRLLPFLENSVISNAYNFNLPYTHTSGSNKTACGTSIGAYLCPSSVREPNGGLDALDPAEASLTGNLRIGYGVQDYGAPCYTDISATGLTGGVGSTAITPYRNNPDRADGLLKVSQTRLSECTDGLSNTLAVAEDAGRDARYIANTQFANGNSSAVIKIADRDQYFDAGLPRRFWRWAEADGAFGVSGSINNNKSKISLGRYSTSYPTPGVDPTDGINKVNNNAANNDEIFSFHPGGANALFGDGSVKYLKETTNVVILRGLVTPKGGEVISADSY
- the ligA gene encoding NAD-dependent DNA ligase LigA, translating into MAPSKDVRQQIASLRAEVERHSRLYYNDDSPEISDKEFDLLLKQLEQFELAHPEFADPDSPTKRVGGEPLAAFVTVTHAAPMLSIENTYNFDEVREWEARVRKGLNPGETVAYDAELKVDGVAVSLRYESGKLVLGATRGDGERGDDVTANLRTVRGIPLNLAGENPPAILEVRGEVFMTNAELVRLNELRAAAEDPPFANPRNATAGSLKLLDPKLCAVRRLRFVAHGLGEFRGLEAKSYTEILGQLSQLGIPISPYNASFDSIEAVIEHATLWQTKRHQLDFQTDGLVVKVDDIDQRKRLGSRSKSPRWVIAYKYEAEQAITRVVGISIQVGKTGKLTPVADLTPVKLAGTTVKRASLHNADEIARKDVRVGDTVVIEKAGEIIPQVVRVEVEVRDGTEVPYQFPTICPSCGAPVARPEGEVDFRCTNPASRCPDQLKESIRWFAHRDAMDVENLGAKIIDKLVNKELVRSLADLYRLNEATLADLDRMAAKSAKNLVDALQASKTRSLDRFLTGLTIRHVGTRTTEILAERFGTLEALRAATLADLEATPGIGPVVALSIFEFLQDPENYRQIDDLLAVGVSPSPVKARSQDEGALPLAGKTFVITGTLPERSREEAEALIKQHGGKVTGSVSKSTSYLLAGEKAGSKLEKAKQLGLVILDEPALVAMVGEGP